The following coding sequences lie in one Aquabacterium olei genomic window:
- a CDS encoding bifunctional enoyl-CoA hydratase/phosphate acetyltransferase, with protein sequence MTDDTPALLENRTYDELSVGDSASLVRTLNKDDIALFAILSGDVNPAHLDEAYARDTPFHKVIAHGMWGGTLISTVLGTKLPGPGTIYVGQTLQFMRPVGLGDRITVTVTVKAKEANNRVRLDCLCTNQLGKPVITGEAEVLAPQTKVSRLPNSLPEVHLHRHERFDQLMGLVQSHAPLRCAVVWPDDEHTLTAALECAHAGLLMPVLVGNGSRIRAQAEQLQLKLDGCEIEEAPGPTAAAHHAVALAREGDVQAVMQGALPVGTLMHAVMDHGYGLRTHRRVSHAYIADVPTYPRPFIVTDAAINIQPTLEDKRDIVQNAIDLARTLGLSEPRVAILSAAETVHSTLSSSMDAAALCKMLERHQIAGGIVDGPLSLDAAINERIARLKHPQSPVAGQANVLVVPNLETGDMLVKQLSLLADADVAGIVLGTRVPIILTNPADSPRTRLASAALALLLHDADGRLTTEHPIT encoded by the coding sequence ATGACCGACGACACCCCCGCCCTGCTGGAGAACCGCACCTACGACGAGCTGTCCGTGGGCGACAGCGCCTCGCTGGTGCGCACGCTCAACAAGGACGACATCGCGCTCTTCGCCATCCTCAGCGGCGACGTCAACCCGGCGCACCTGGATGAGGCCTACGCCCGCGACACCCCCTTTCACAAGGTCATTGCCCACGGCATGTGGGGCGGCACACTGATCTCGACCGTGCTGGGCACGAAGCTGCCCGGGCCGGGCACCATCTACGTCGGCCAGACGCTGCAGTTCATGCGGCCCGTGGGCCTGGGCGACCGCATCACGGTCACCGTCACGGTGAAGGCCAAGGAGGCCAACAACCGCGTGCGGCTCGACTGCCTGTGCACCAACCAGCTCGGCAAGCCCGTCATCACCGGCGAGGCCGAGGTGCTGGCCCCGCAGACCAAGGTGAGCCGCCTGCCCAACAGCCTACCCGAGGTGCATCTGCATCGCCACGAGCGCTTCGATCAATTGATGGGCCTCGTGCAATCACATGCACCGCTGCGCTGTGCCGTGGTGTGGCCGGATGACGAGCACACGCTGACGGCCGCACTGGAATGCGCCCACGCAGGCCTGCTGATGCCCGTGCTGGTGGGCAACGGCAGCCGCATCCGTGCCCAGGCCGAGCAGCTGCAACTCAAGCTCGACGGGTGCGAGATCGAAGAAGCGCCCGGGCCGACGGCGGCCGCCCACCACGCCGTGGCCCTGGCCCGGGAAGGTGATGTGCAGGCGGTGATGCAGGGTGCCCTGCCAGTCGGCACGCTGATGCACGCCGTGATGGACCACGGCTACGGCCTGCGCACCCACCGCCGCGTCAGCCATGCCTACATCGCCGATGTGCCGACCTACCCGCGGCCCTTCATCGTCACGGACGCGGCCATCAACATCCAGCCCACACTGGAAGACAAGCGCGACATCGTGCAAAACGCCATCGACCTGGCGCGCACGCTGGGACTGAGCGAGCCACGCGTGGCCATCCTGTCGGCGGCGGAAACCGTGCACAGCACGCTGAGCTCGTCGATGGATGCGGCCGCGCTGTGCAAGATGCTGGAACGCCACCAGATCGCCGGCGGCATCGTGGATGGTCCGCTGTCACTGGACGCGGCCATCAACGAGCGCATCGCCCGCCTCAAACATCCGCAGTCACCCGTGGCGGGCCAGGCCAACGTGCTCGTCGTGCCCAACCTGGAGACAGGCGACATGCTGGTCAAGCAGCTCTCGCTGCTGGCCGATGCCGACGTCGCCGGCATCGTGCTCGGCACGCGCGTCCCCATCATCCTCACCAACCCGGCCGACAGCCCGCGCACGCGGCTCGCCTCGGCCGCGCTGGCTCTGCTGCTGCACGATGCCGACGGCCGGCTCACAACCGAACACCCGATCACATGA
- a CDS encoding efflux transporter outer membrane subunit — translation MNASADRLSVPHASAGRHTQRLLLACAVATLCGCTLVRVDLPANGVATPAHFAEAPTEPGTALPDTARWWRQVPDPALHALIERSLHANADVRIALARVKEARGVISQAESALYPTLSGFGGIGRNRQDVLPSTPEGLPVTLPDVRVPISRFDGFGLAAAWEVDLFGRRRSDIDAAREAELAQTERVHGAQLLVAGDIAANYAEARAIEHRLAVLDRVEATLQTLLRYVRGRFTAGQASRADIDRAQAQLANVQGQRAPLQGLLASRLRRLAVLSGQTPGALTTLPTPTAAAPANASVIPTALPTVLPSSVLEQRPDVRGTARQVRALAARLGSAKAELLPSFYLGFLNTDGRLSIGDNLGARDQFTAWGVGMRLPIFEGGRIRARIASADARLEAAAVQHEQAVLSALEDVENAYGMRHALDQRATQLAASLQHGNDAARHAQRLFEQGSTLLQPALEARLTALQREDELIQTQAARARATIAFYQAIGGGWQDETASRAETAERAPR, via the coding sequence ATGAACGCGTCTGCCGACCGACTGTCTGTTCCGCACGCCTCCGCTGGGCGGCACACGCAGCGCCTGCTGCTCGCCTGCGCCGTGGCCACCCTGTGCGGTTGCACCCTGGTGCGCGTCGACCTGCCCGCCAACGGCGTGGCCACCCCGGCGCACTTTGCCGAAGCCCCCACCGAGCCCGGCACCGCCCTGCCCGACACCGCACGCTGGTGGCGCCAGGTGCCCGACCCCGCCCTGCATGCGCTCATCGAACGAAGCCTGCACGCCAACGCCGATGTGCGGATCGCGCTGGCGCGCGTGAAAGAGGCGCGCGGCGTCATCAGCCAGGCCGAATCGGCGCTGTATCCGACGCTGTCGGGCTTTGGAGGCATCGGGCGCAACCGTCAGGACGTCCTGCCCTCCACACCGGAAGGCCTGCCCGTGACCCTGCCTGATGTCCGCGTGCCCATCAGCCGCTTCGACGGCTTCGGCCTGGCCGCCGCCTGGGAGGTCGATCTGTTCGGCCGCCGCCGCAGCGACATCGACGCCGCCCGCGAGGCCGAGCTGGCGCAGACCGAACGCGTGCATGGCGCCCAGCTGCTGGTGGCCGGTGACATCGCAGCCAACTATGCCGAGGCCCGCGCCATCGAACACCGCCTGGCCGTGCTCGACCGGGTCGAGGCCACGCTCCAGACCCTGCTGCGCTATGTGCGCGGCCGCTTCACGGCAGGCCAGGCCAGCCGTGCCGACATCGACCGCGCCCAGGCCCAGTTGGCCAACGTGCAAGGCCAGCGCGCGCCGCTGCAGGGTCTGCTCGCCTCGCGCCTGCGCCGCCTGGCGGTGCTCTCGGGCCAGACGCCCGGCGCCCTGACCACCCTGCCCACGCCCACCGCCGCCGCCCCGGCCAACGCCAGCGTCATCCCGACCGCGCTGCCCACCGTGCTGCCTTCGTCGGTGCTGGAACAGCGCCCCGACGTGCGCGGCACCGCGCGCCAGGTGCGCGCCCTGGCCGCCCGCCTCGGCAGCGCCAAGGCCGAACTGCTGCCCAGCTTCTACCTCGGCTTCCTGAACACCGACGGGCGCCTGAGCATCGGCGACAACCTGGGCGCACGCGACCAGTTCACGGCCTGGGGCGTCGGCATGCGTCTGCCCATCTTCGAAGGCGGCCGCATCCGCGCGCGCATTGCCTCGGCCGACGCGCGGCTGGAAGCCGCCGCCGTGCAGCACGAACAGGCGGTGCTGAGCGCACTGGAAGACGTGGAGAACGCCTACGGCATGCGCCACGCACTCGATCAGCGCGCCACGCAGCTCGCTGCCTCGCTGCAGCACGGCAACGACGCAGCCCGCCACGCCCAACGCCTGTTCGAACAAGGCAGCACGCTGTTGCAGCCCGCGCTCGAAGCCCGCCTCACGGCGCTGCAGCGCGAAGACGAACTGATCCAGACCCAGGCGGCCCGCGCACGCGCCACCATCGCCTTCTACCAGGCCATCGGAGGTGGCTGGCAGGACGAGACAGCCTCTCGGGCAGAGACCGCCGAGCGCGCACCGCGCTGA
- the ilvC gene encoding ketol-acid reductoisomerase yields the protein MKVYYDKDADLSLIKGKNVAIIGYGSQGHAHAQNLRDSGVNVTVGLRKGGASWSKVEAAGIKVAEVNDAVKGADVVMILLPDENIPDVYKNNVEPNIKQGAVLAFAHGFNVHYNQVVPRADLDVIMVAPKGPGHTVRSEYLKGGGVPSLIAVYQDKSGKAKDIALSYAAANGGTKGGVIETNFREETETDLFGEQAVLCGGAVELVKMGFETLTEAGYAPEMAYFECLHELKLIVDLMYEGGIANMNYSISNNAEYGEYVTGTEVINEKSREAMRNALKRIQTGEYAKMFIQEGKTNYPSMTARRRLNAVHPIETVGAELRAMMPWIAKNKLVDQSKN from the coding sequence ATGAAGGTCTATTACGACAAGGACGCCGACCTGAGCCTGATCAAGGGCAAGAACGTCGCCATCATCGGTTACGGCTCGCAAGGCCACGCCCACGCTCAGAACCTGCGTGACTCGGGCGTCAACGTGACCGTCGGTCTGCGCAAGGGCGGCGCCTCGTGGTCGAAGGTCGAAGCCGCTGGCATCAAGGTGGCCGAGGTCAACGACGCCGTGAAGGGCGCTGACGTCGTCATGATCCTGCTGCCGGACGAGAACATTCCCGACGTCTACAAGAACAACGTCGAGCCGAACATCAAGCAAGGCGCCGTTCTGGCGTTCGCCCACGGCTTCAACGTGCACTACAACCAGGTCGTGCCCCGCGCCGATCTGGACGTGATCATGGTCGCCCCGAAGGGCCCTGGCCACACCGTGCGTTCGGAATACCTGAAGGGCGGCGGCGTGCCTTCGCTGATCGCCGTGTACCAGGACAAGTCCGGCAAGGCCAAGGACATCGCGCTGTCGTACGCTGCGGCCAACGGCGGCACCAAGGGTGGCGTGATCGAGACCAACTTCCGTGAAGAAACGGAAACCGACCTGTTCGGCGAGCAGGCCGTGCTGTGCGGCGGTGCCGTCGAGCTGGTGAAGATGGGCTTCGAAACCCTGACCGAAGCCGGCTACGCGCCGGAAATGGCCTACTTCGAGTGCCTGCACGAACTGAAGCTGATCGTCGACCTGATGTACGAAGGCGGCATCGCCAACATGAACTACTCCATCTCGAACAACGCCGAGTATGGTGAGTACGTGACCGGCACGGAAGTGATCAACGAGAAGTCGCGCGAAGCCATGCGCAACGCCCTGAAACGCATCCAGACCGGCGAATACGCCAAGATGTTCATCCAGGAAGGCAAGACGAACTACCCGAGCATGACCGCTCGCCGTCGTCTGAACGCCGTGCACCCGATCGAGACCGTGGGTGCCGAGCTGCGCGCCATGATGCCCTGGATCGCCAAGAACAAGCTGGTCGACCAGTCGAAGAACTGA
- the ilvN gene encoding acetolactate synthase small subunit has translation MKHIIALLLENEAGALSRVVGLFSARGYNIESLTVATTEDPSLSRMTIVTHGSDDVIEQITKHLNRLIEVVKVVDLSEGPYTERELMLIKVRAVGKEREEMKRMADIFRGRIIDVTDKTYTIELTGDASKLDAFIEAIDRAAILETVRTGTSGIGRGERILRV, from the coding sequence ATGAAACACATCATTGCCCTGCTGCTGGAAAACGAAGCCGGCGCCCTGTCCCGCGTTGTCGGCCTGTTCTCGGCCCGCGGCTACAACATCGAGAGCCTGACGGTCGCCACCACGGAAGATCCGTCGCTGTCGCGCATGACCATCGTCACGCATGGCTCCGATGACGTGATCGAGCAGATCACCAAGCACCTGAACCGACTGATCGAGGTGGTCAAGGTCGTCGACCTGTCCGAAGGCCCGTACACCGAGCGTGAACTCATGCTCATCAAGGTGCGCGCCGTGGGCAAGGAACGCGAAGAGATGAAGCGCATGGCTGATATCTTCCGCGGCCGGATCATCGACGTGACGGACAAGACCTACACCATCGAACTCACTGGCGACGCATCCAAGCTTGATGCCTTCATCGAGGCCATCGACCGCGCTGCCATTCTCGAAACCGTGCGCACCGGGACCAGCGGGATCGGGCGCGGCGAGCGCATCCTGCGCGTCTGA
- a CDS encoding acetolactate synthase 3 catalytic subunit, with translation MDMSPADAKRAAAADANSAAHGEILNGSDILVRCLQAESVKYIWGYPGGAVLYIYDALYKQDTIEHVLVRHEQAAVHAADGYARATGEVGVALVTSGPGVTNAITGIATAYMDSIPMVIITGQVPTAAIGLDAFQECDTVGITRPIVKHNFLVKDVADLASTLKKAFHIARTGRPGPVVVDIPKDVSLKTTAFHYPESVEMRSYNPVRKGHGGQIRKAVQLLLNAKRPYIYVGGGVVLANAHKELRELADMLGFPCTNTLMGLGATAASDPKFLGMLGMHGTYEANMTMQHADVVIAVGARFDDRVIGNPKHFAQVERKIIHIDIDPSSISKRVKVDIPIVGDVKDVLLELIAQVKESAQKVDQQSLAAWWSQINEWRKRECLRYKTSNDVIKPQFVLETLGRLTAGTDHYITSDVGQHQMFAAQYCRFEEPRRWINSGGLGTMGVGLPYAMGIKLAKPESDVFCITGEGSIQMCIQELSTCLQYNTPVKVLSLNNRYLGMVRQWQQLDYGGRYSHSYMDALPNFVKLAEAYGHVGMLVERPEDVEGALKEAIALKDRTVFLDIRTDPTENVWPMVQAGKGISEMLLGSEEL, from the coding sequence ATGGACATGTCTCCCGCAGACGCCAAGCGCGCCGCAGCTGCCGACGCCAACTCCGCCGCCCACGGCGAAATCCTCAACGGTTCCGACATCCTCGTGCGCTGCCTGCAGGCCGAGAGCGTCAAGTACATCTGGGGCTACCCCGGTGGCGCCGTTCTGTACATCTACGACGCCCTGTACAAGCAGGACACGATCGAGCACGTGCTGGTGCGCCATGAGCAGGCCGCCGTTCACGCGGCCGATGGCTATGCGCGCGCCACAGGCGAAGTCGGCGTGGCCCTCGTGACTTCCGGCCCTGGCGTGACGAACGCCATCACCGGCATCGCCACCGCGTACATGGATTCCATCCCGATGGTGATCATCACCGGGCAGGTGCCCACGGCCGCGATCGGCCTGGACGCCTTCCAGGAGTGCGACACCGTCGGCATCACCCGCCCCATCGTCAAGCACAACTTCCTGGTGAAGGACGTGGCGGACCTGGCCTCGACGCTGAAGAAGGCCTTCCACATCGCCCGTACCGGCCGTCCCGGTCCGGTCGTGGTCGACATCCCGAAGGATGTCTCGCTGAAGACGACCGCCTTCCACTACCCCGAGTCGGTGGAAATGCGCTCGTACAACCCGGTGCGCAAGGGCCACGGCGGTCAGATCCGCAAGGCCGTGCAGCTGCTGCTCAACGCCAAGCGCCCCTACATCTATGTGGGCGGCGGCGTGGTGCTGGCCAACGCCCACAAGGAGCTGCGCGAGCTGGCCGACATGCTGGGCTTCCCCTGCACGAACACGCTGATGGGCCTGGGTGCGACCGCCGCTTCCGACCCGAAGTTCCTGGGCATGCTGGGCATGCACGGCACCTACGAAGCCAACATGACCATGCAGCACGCTGACGTGGTCATCGCCGTGGGCGCCCGCTTCGACGACCGCGTGATCGGCAACCCCAAGCACTTTGCCCAGGTCGAGCGCAAGATCATCCACATCGACATCGACCCCTCGTCGATCTCGAAGCGCGTCAAGGTCGACATCCCCATCGTGGGCGACGTCAAGGACGTGCTGCTGGAGCTGATCGCCCAGGTCAAGGAATCGGCGCAGAAGGTCGACCAGCAGTCGCTGGCCGCCTGGTGGAGCCAGATCAACGAATGGCGCAAGCGCGAATGCCTGCGCTACAAGACCTCGAACGACGTCATCAAGCCGCAGTTCGTGCTCGAGACGCTGGGTCGCCTGACCGCCGGCACCGACCACTACATCACGTCCGACGTCGGCCAGCACCAGATGTTTGCCGCGCAGTACTGCCGCTTCGAAGAGCCGCGTCGCTGGATCAACTCCGGTGGCCTGGGCACGATGGGCGTGGGCCTGCCGTACGCCATGGGCATCAAGCTGGCCAAGCCCGAATCGGATGTGTTCTGCATCACCGGCGAAGGCTCGATCCAGATGTGCATCCAGGAGTTGTCGACCTGCCTGCAGTACAACACCCCGGTGAAGGTGCTGTCGCTCAACAACCGCTACCTGGGCATGGTGCGCCAGTGGCAGCAGCTGGATTACGGCGGCCGCTACTCGCACAGCTACATGGACGCGCTGCCGAACTTCGTGAAGCTGGCCGAGGCCTATGGCCATGTGGGCATGCTGGTCGAGCGTCCGGAAGACGTGGAAGGCGCCCTGAAGGAAGCCATCGCGCTGAAGGACCGCACCGTGTTCCTCGACATCCGCACCGACCCCACCGAGAACGTGTGGCCGATGGTGCAGGCCGGCAAGGGCATCTCCGAGATGCTGCTGGGCTCCGAGGAACTCTGA
- a CDS encoding RNA polymerase sigma factor, translated as MTPLPSPTPEEELDDFLRSVERRAFKRTVYAVRDEDAALDIVQDSMIRLVQSYADRPANEWPMLFQRILSNATLDWFRRQKVRNAVFTNIGDLEAAAGDGDGDFDLLEALTAQDGGTEGADDAAARTEALGQIEEEIAKLPARQREAFLLRYWEELDVAETAAAMGCSEGSVKTHCSRAVQALAKALQLRGITL; from the coding sequence TTGACCCCTCTTCCCAGCCCCACCCCAGAAGAAGAACTCGACGACTTTCTCAGGAGCGTCGAGCGTCGCGCCTTCAAACGCACGGTGTACGCCGTCCGCGACGAAGATGCGGCCCTGGACATCGTGCAAGACAGCATGATCCGCCTGGTGCAGAGCTACGCCGACCGCCCCGCGAACGAGTGGCCGATGCTGTTCCAGCGCATTCTGTCGAACGCCACCCTGGACTGGTTCCGCCGCCAGAAGGTGCGCAACGCCGTGTTCACCAACATCGGCGACCTGGAAGCCGCAGCTGGCGACGGCGACGGCGACTTCGACCTGCTGGAAGCGCTGACGGCTCAGGACGGTGGCACGGAAGGTGCAGATGATGCTGCGGCGCGCACGGAAGCCCTGGGGCAGATCGAAGAAGAGATCGCAAAGTTGCCGGCGCGTCAACGGGAAGCGTTTCTGCTGCGTTACTGGGAGGAACTGGATGTTGCAGAGACCGCCGCCGCCATGGGTTGTTCCGAAGGCAGCGTGAAGACGCACTGCTCGCGCGCCGTCCAGGCCCTGGCCAAAGCCCTTCAACTTCGTGGAATCACATTGTGA
- a CDS encoding DUF3619 family protein produces MKTRPTPPLNAAQREALEARFALRLSARLEGGARCVPHDVAERLRVAREQAVRTAREARVRTAPSSVHIATPVVHLGLAGAGATGTGGGFSAPVAGWHEGAARQPGHGRRLDEGRLSWGLKLASVLPVMALVAGLWGVHHYHQIEKTEAAADVDTALLSDDLPPDAYADPGFAEFLQNDTAPAMAVEAVSTPDIEVSVQPPVELEAAVEEEGGEVAPAVTP; encoded by the coding sequence GTGAAGACCCGCCCGACTCCCCCGCTGAACGCAGCGCAACGCGAGGCCCTCGAGGCCCGCTTTGCCCTGCGCCTGAGCGCGCGCCTGGAAGGAGGTGCGCGGTGTGTGCCCCATGACGTGGCCGAGCGCTTGCGCGTGGCACGTGAACAGGCGGTGCGCACGGCCCGTGAGGCCCGTGTGCGCACCGCGCCCTCCAGCGTGCACATCGCGACGCCCGTGGTGCACCTGGGCCTGGCAGGCGCGGGTGCCACGGGCACTGGAGGCGGTTTCTCGGCCCCCGTGGCGGGGTGGCACGAAGGTGCAGCGCGTCAGCCCGGTCATGGCCGCCGCCTCGACGAGGGTCGGCTGTCCTGGGGCCTCAAGCTGGCCTCGGTGCTGCCGGTGATGGCGCTCGTGGCTGGCCTGTGGGGCGTGCATCACTATCACCAGATCGAGAAAACGGAAGCCGCGGCCGATGTCGACACGGCGCTCCTGAGCGACGACCTGCCGCCGGACGCCTATGCCGACCCGGGCTTTGCCGAGTTCCTCCAGAACGACACGGCACCCGCGATGGCGGTGGAAGCCGTGAGCACGCCGGACATCGAGGTCTCGGTGCAGCCGCCCGTCGAACTGGAGGCAGCCGTGGAAGAGGAAGGCGGCGAGGTCGCGCCCGCCGTGACGCCATGA
- a CDS encoding DUF3106 domain-containing protein, with product MTLTRCASPTLLVALCLVALGPAAVSLARAQGPASAQTAQAGAPAWQSLTPAQRQVLQPLAAQWGDLPASSREKWLQVAVRYPKLTATEQQRLRERMNQWASLPATERGEARLRFQQARQLSPSERQQKWEAYQALSAEDRDQLGRQARQKADPASMASSAASSAPSQNSRRLVTADGRKANVVPAAGQRRAPAPTVVAPALIKEGPGATTRLVTQPATPPLHQQAGLPKITATRVFVDPVTLLPRKGAQGAGMGGAMPADRDHDLPD from the coding sequence ATGACGTTGACGCGCTGCGCCTCCCCCACCCTGCTGGTTGCGCTGTGCCTGGTGGCACTCGGCCCGGCGGCGGTGAGCCTGGCGCGCGCGCAAGGGCCCGCGAGCGCCCAGACCGCACAGGCCGGCGCACCGGCCTGGCAGTCGCTCACACCCGCCCAGCGGCAAGTGCTGCAGCCCCTGGCCGCGCAGTGGGGCGATCTCCCCGCATCCAGCCGCGAAAAATGGTTGCAGGTGGCCGTTCGCTACCCCAAGCTCACCGCCACCGAACAGCAGCGCCTGCGCGAGCGCATGAACCAGTGGGCATCGCTGCCTGCCACCGAGCGCGGCGAGGCACGGCTGCGCTTCCAGCAGGCGCGCCAGCTGAGTCCCTCCGAGCGGCAGCAGAAATGGGAGGCCTACCAGGCGCTCTCCGCGGAAGACCGTGACCAACTGGGCCGCCAGGCACGCCAGAAGGCCGATCCGGCCAGCATGGCGAGCAGCGCGGCCTCTTCGGCACCGAGCCAGAACAGCCGCCGCCTCGTGACGGCCGACGGGCGCAAGGCGAACGTCGTGCCGGCTGCCGGACAGCGGCGCGCCCCCGCACCCACCGTGGTCGCTCCGGCACTGATCAAGGAAGGGCCCGGCGCGACCACGCGGCTGGTGACGCAGCCGGCCACCCCGCCTTTGCACCAGCAGGCGGGCCTGCCCAAGATCACCGCCACCCGGGTCTTTGTCGACCCGGTCACCCTGCTGCCCCGCAAAGGTGCGCAGGGCGCCGGCATGGGCGGCGCCATGCCGGCCGACCGCGATCACGACCTGCCGGACTGA
- a CDS encoding RDD family protein has protein sequence MSARPTNTYRPLTAEETATRARATAPRLRRRVTSFVYEGVLVFGIAVPVGLVYGIATNQRHGLEGRHGLWAALLLAFALYYTWCWVQTGQTLAMKTWHLRVVGRDGEGVTLPRALLRHVLAWLWLMPGLLLPKVLGLTQGRQLFAALVGWMVLYAVSSFVLPRRQFLHDVLSGTSLIDTRPDAAPTANPDAVHAA, from the coding sequence ATGTCCGCCCGGCCCACGAACACGTACCGCCCCCTCACCGCTGAAGAAACCGCCACCCGGGCCCGCGCCACCGCGCCGCGCCTGAGGCGCCGTGTCACCTCGTTCGTCTACGAGGGCGTGCTGGTGTTCGGCATCGCGGTGCCGGTGGGCCTGGTGTACGGCATCGCGACCAACCAGCGGCACGGCCTCGAGGGCCGTCACGGGCTGTGGGCAGCGCTGCTGCTGGCCTTCGCGCTGTACTACACATGGTGCTGGGTGCAGACCGGCCAGACGCTCGCCATGAAGACCTGGCACCTGCGGGTGGTGGGCCGGGATGGCGAGGGCGTGACCCTGCCCCGTGCCTTGCTGCGCCATGTGCTGGCCTGGCTGTGGTTGATGCCGGGCCTGCTGCTGCCGAAAGTGCTCGGCCTGACCCAGGGCCGCCAGCTGTTTGCCGCCCTGGTGGGCTGGATGGTGCTGTATGCCGTGTCGAGCTTTGTGCTGCCGCGCCGTCAGTTCCTGCATGATGTGCTGAGCGGCACCAGCCTCATCGACACGCGGCCGGACGCCGCGCCAACAGCCAACCCCGACGCCGTGCACGCGGCCTGA
- a CDS encoding TIGR00730 family Rossman fold protein has protein sequence MSLSLCVYCGSRDGLDPAHVAAAREVGRQIGERGWQLVYGGGSTGLMGTVADAALDAGAPVIGVIPERLMTREMGHGRLTELQVVDTMHARKHNMAMQSDAFLALPGGIGTMEEIFEVWTWRQLGYHRKALGLLNVAGYYDHLLRFIDGCRDGGFLWPDVQELLMIGDDITTLLDRIEDEHARLQVQTPPDQPEPGPGGVSPEI, from the coding sequence ATGTCCCTGTCTCTGTGTGTGTACTGCGGCTCGCGTGACGGGCTGGATCCGGCCCACGTGGCTGCGGCGCGTGAAGTGGGCCGCCAGATCGGCGAGCGCGGCTGGCAGCTGGTGTACGGCGGCGGCAGCACGGGCCTGATGGGCACGGTAGCGGACGCTGCACTCGACGCGGGTGCGCCGGTGATCGGCGTGATCCCCGAGCGCCTGATGACGCGAGAGATGGGGCACGGCCGTCTCACCGAGTTGCAGGTGGTGGACACCATGCACGCGCGCAAGCACAACATGGCCATGCAGTCGGACGCTTTTCTGGCGTTGCCCGGCGGCATCGGCACGATGGAAGAGATCTTCGAGGTGTGGACCTGGCGGCAGCTGGGCTACCACCGCAAGGCGCTGGGCCTGCTCAACGTGGCCGGCTACTACGACCACCTGCTGCGCTTCATCGACGGCTGCCGGGATGGTGGCTTCCTCTGGCCGGATGTGCAGGAACTGCTGATGATCGGGGATGACATCACGACGCTGCTCGACCGCATCGAGGACGAGCACGCCCGTCTGCAAGTGCAAACGCCGCCGGACCAGCCTGAGCCGGGTCCTGGCGGCGTGTCGCCCGAGATCTGA
- a CDS encoding P-II family nitrogen regulator — MKQITAVIKPFKLEEVREGLAEVGVTGLTVTEVKGFGRQKGHTELYRGAEYVVDFLPKVKIEVVVKDGDVDRCIEAIVKAAKTGKIGDGKIFVTAVEQVVRIRTGETDESAV; from the coding sequence ATGAAACAGATCACCGCCGTCATCAAACCGTTCAAGCTCGAAGAAGTCCGCGAAGGCCTGGCTGAAGTCGGCGTGACCGGTCTGACCGTCACCGAAGTGAAGGGTTTCGGACGCCAGAAGGGCCACACCGAGCTTTACCGCGGCGCCGAATACGTGGTCGACTTCCTGCCCAAGGTCAAGATCGAGGTCGTGGTGAAGGATGGCGACGTCGATCGCTGCATCGAAGCCATCGTCAAGGCCGCCAAGACCGGCAAGATCGGCGACGGCAAGATCTTCGTGACGGCGGTCGAGCAGGTCGTGCGCATCCGCACTGGCGAGACCGACGAATCGGCCGTCTGA